The DNA segment GCATACCCGGATCGTAGAAGAAGTCGCGATACAGCCGCCACACATCGGTGAAGATCTGATGCCACTCTTCGCGCGGACGAATTTCCACATCCATGCCCTTTGTGGAAACCGAGTCCTTCAGCGACTGCCCAGCCTTTGCATCGACAACATACGCACGACTGCCGCGCCAGAAGAGCAGCTTCTTCCCATCTGCGGACATCGAGAAATTGCCCTCGTCCGCAACGGCTTCGGCCTTCGGCTCGTCGTCTTCAATATTGATCGTGAACGTCTTTGTTTCTTCGCCTTCCGCGTTGCGTGTGTAGAATAGCGCACCGCTGTCGCCGACGCAGAGGTTGAAATAGCCGCCCTTTTCAACCGGCAGCAACATCGCGCGGCTTTCGAAGCCTTCGAGATCGATCTCGAGCGGCTTTTCCTCTTCCGCTTCTTCTTCCTTCTCTTCTCCTTCTTCCTCAGCTTCCTCAGCCTCATCTTCTTCCGCTTCAGCCTCTTCTGTTTCGACCTCGGCGGCTTCGTCCTTCTCTTCTTCCCAAGTCACTTCATCGCTTTCCGGCAACCAGGGAGATGGGACGTCATTCCTCAGCGGCACAACAACCAGCTTATCTGTGTCTGGATAGACGAATCCATCACCGGCATAATGATAAACCGGATCGGTGAATTCGCGCAGGCTCGCGAAGTACAGGTACTTCCCTTCGCGATCGAACGTCGGCCATGTGTCGAAGTAGAAACCGGACGTTACCTTGGTCGAATCTTCCGACTCCATGTTGTAGAGATAGATCGCCCAATTGCCGTTCGGCTGTTCCTTCGTATAGGCAAACCACGCGCAGTCTTGCGACCAACTGGTGTGCGAACGATTCGCGCCCTTGTCGCGATCGACAACCTTCGTCATCCCATCTTCAACGGTCGTGATGAAGATATTCCCGGCGTAGTCGGAATAGGTGATGAACTTCGAATCCGGCGACCACTTCGGATTGAAGCGGAATCCATCGCCTAGATCAGTCAGCGTGCGGGTTTCGCCCTTGCCGTCGGACTGCGTGATGGTCAGCTCGTAGTTTCCACTCTCATCGGAGAAGTACGCGATCCAGCGCCCGTCGGGGCTCCACGCGGGGAAACGCTCGAAGGCGCCATCGGTGCGTGTCAGGTTTCTCGCGACGCCCTTCTCGACCGGCATCGACCAGATATCGCCGCGCGCTTCGATCGCCACGCGTTCGCCGGCCGGCGAGACGGAGCCGCCCTGGATGAAGTCGCTCGCATCCACCAGCGTCGGACGCAGATTCGGCCGGTCGCCGGGGATTGTGATTTCCACTTCGCGCGTTTTGCCGTTCTTCAGGTCGAGCACATTGAGGCTGGCGCCGTATTGATAAACGATCTCGCCACGCCCCTTCGGCCCTGGACCAATCGCGGGGAATCCAACGTCGTAATCCGTGTAGTCAGTCAGTTGTTCGCGCTTGTCCTTCTTCGGATCGAACGACCAAATGTTGTAGCGATAGCCTTCGCCCGCATCGCTCAAGTAGTAGACGATCCCGTCATGCCACATGGGCTGACCGTCTGTGCCTATCCAGTCGGTGATCTGTCGAGAGGTGTTGTCCTTCAAGTTGAAGAGCCAGACGTCTGTCGCCTGGCCGCCGACGTGGCGCTTCCAGGTGCGGAACTTGCGCGAACCCCACGGCGTGTAGGCCAGCCACTCGCCATCGGCGCTGATCGTTCCGTCCGCACCGTACGGCACAGGCAGCGCCTCGGGCAGTCCGCCCGTCGGCGACACGGTGTAGAGGCGCTCCTGCTGCGAGAGGCCCATCAGATCCCACGCGTGGAAGACCAGTTGGTTCGTCTCTGTCCAATCGGTCAGGAATTCAAGTGCCCCGTGGTGCGTGATGCGCTCGGGAACACCGCCCGTGATCGGCAGCGTGTAGATGTCCGAATTGCCATCGTAGTTGGCGACGTAGGCAATCGTCTGGCCATCCGGGCTGAATCGGGGAAAGAGTTCGCCGCCCACGGGACTCGCCAGCGGTGTGGCGACGCCGCCCTCTCGCGGAACCAGCCAGATGTCCTGGGCGTAGGAGAAGACGATGTTCTCGCTGCTGATATCCGGATAGCGCAGCATGGCGCCATGGGGTGTAATTTCCGCCGCGGCCGGCACAGCCAGCCCCGCGGCGAGCGTGGCGGCCAGAGCCACCAGACCTCGCGATAGATCCATTATCGACTCCAAGAAAAGAGAATCCCGGCCGCGCGCACGCTACACTTCCTCCCACCTCCGACATCGCAGCCGAACTTTCTTCTACGCATCCGCGGGCGGGAGCCTTCACGGCGGGGACGGCCACCCCCGGAAAAGCTTGTCCTCGGCCGGTGGCCAGGGGATGACTTCTGCACGACATCGATGCCGGGGTTGCAATGCCGCTTCTATCGCCAGATGACTATGTTTCCGCCGCCCAGACTGTTGCTCAACTGAGCGCGCTGGGGGCCGTGGTTGGAGCGAGCATCT comes from the bacterium genome and includes:
- a CDS encoding PDZ domain-containing protein, whose protein sequence is MDLSRGLVALAATLAAGLAVPAAAEITPHGAMLRYPDISSENIVFSYAQDIWLVPREGGVATPLASPVGGELFPRFSPDGQTIAYVANYDGNSDIYTLPITGGVPERITHHGALEFLTDWTETNQLVFHAWDLMGLSQQERLYTVSPTGGLPEALPVPYGADGTISADGEWLAYTPWGSRKFRTWKRHVGGQATDVWLFNLKDNTSRQITDWIGTDGQPMWHDGIVYYLSDAGEGYRYNIWSFDPKKDKREQLTDYTDYDVGFPAIGPGPKGRGEIVYQYGASLNVLDLKNGKTREVEITIPGDRPNLRPTLVDASDFIQGGSVSPAGERVAIEARGDIWSMPVEKGVARNLTRTDGAFERFPAWSPDGRWIAYFSDESGNYELTITQSDGKGETRTLTDLGDGFRFNPKWSPDSKFITYSDYAGNIFITTVEDGMTKVVDRDKGANRSHTSWSQDCAWFAYTKEQPNGNWAIYLYNMESEDSTKVTSGFYFDTWPTFDREGKYLYFASLREFTDPVYHYAGDGFVYPDTDKLVVVPLRNDVPSPWLPESDEVTWEEEKDEAAEVETEEAEAEEDEAEEAEEEGEEKEEEAEEEKPLEIDLEGFESRAMLLPVEKGGYFNLCVGDSGALFYTRNAEGEETKTFTINIEDDEPKAEAVADEGNFSMSADGKKLLFWRGSRAYVVDAKAGQSLKDSVSTKGMDVEIRPREEWHQIFTDVWRLYRDFFYDPGMHGVDWDGVYKQYEPMLADCVTRSDLNYIIREMIAELNVSHSYLGGSGDVERADRTSVGELGVDFTLENGAYRIAKIYEGGPWDLDARGPLSQPGVDVKEGDYLLAVNGVSLDTSMDPWASFQGIAGQTVTITVSEKPEIDDDAREVLVEPLRSDSDLRYRAWIELKRSYVDERTNGEVGYIYVPNTQIAGQNDLVRQLQMQRDKAALIIDERWNGGGQDPNRFVELLNRQVRSYRPSRYDDPPSTPRDAHFGPKCMLINGRAGSGGDLFPYYFRVAGVGKLIGTKTWGGVVGLTGNPELIDGGSITVPTRATYSAEGEWVIEGWGVEPDIRVVDDPAEMINGGDPQLDAAIDLMLKEIKENRYEKPPVPKYRDRSGMGRP